Proteins co-encoded in one Pseudomonas fluorescens genomic window:
- a CDS encoding FdhF/YdeP family oxidoreductase produces MSQHHQADQKPVPRYKPYKGAAGGWGALISVAQAWLTSDNALKNLRMMLKTNQNGGFDCPGCAWGDSPESGMVKFCENGAKAVNWEATKRRVDGKFFAKHSVTALLEQSDYWLEYQGRLTEPVVYDAETDRYKPISWDDAYALIGKHLQALSSPDQAEFYTSGRASNEAAYLYQLFVRAFGTNNFPDCSNMCHEASGVALAQSVGVGKGTVTFDDFEHADAIFVWGQNPGTNHPRMLEPLREAVKRGAQVVCINPLKERGLERFQHPQHPIEMLTNGDKPTNTAYFRPALGGDMAVLRGMAKFLLQWERDAQKAGAPAVFDHDFLNEHSVNVLEYLGVVDDTPWEQIVSQSGLTLVEIEQAARMYAKGKNVIMCWAMGITQHRHSVPTIQEIANLMLLRGNIGKPGAGLCPVRGHSNVQGDRTMGINERPPVAFLDSLERRFQFKVPRHNGHNVVEAIHAMAEGRAKVFIGLGGNFAQATPDSPRTFQALSNCDLTVQISTKLNRSHLAHGKDALILPCLGRTDIDIQTEGPQAVTVEDSFSMVHASNGQLQPLSNQMRSEPSIIAGIAAATLGSKPVDWNWLVADYRRIRELIADTIPGFKDFNEKVKNPGGFYLGNSAGARKWNTTSGRANFKPNLLPKDLIHERTRATGKLPDLILQSMRSHDQYNTTIYGLDDRYRGVKGQRDVLFANEADIIRLGFKPGQKADIVSLWDDGRERRVKGFTLLAFDIPAGQAAAYYPEVNPLVPLESTGDGSHTPTSKFIAIRLEAASETGLIMAKSA; encoded by the coding sequence GTGAGCCAACACCATCAAGCCGACCAGAAACCCGTCCCGCGCTACAAGCCTTACAAGGGCGCTGCCGGCGGCTGGGGCGCACTGATCAGCGTGGCCCAGGCCTGGCTGACCAGCGACAATGCGCTGAAGAACCTGCGCATGATGCTCAAGACCAACCAGAACGGCGGCTTCGACTGCCCGGGCTGCGCCTGGGGCGACTCCCCGGAAAGCGGCATGGTCAAGTTCTGCGAGAACGGCGCCAAAGCGGTGAACTGGGAAGCGACCAAACGTCGGGTGGACGGCAAATTCTTCGCCAAACACAGCGTCACCGCTTTGCTGGAACAGAGCGACTACTGGCTCGAGTATCAAGGTCGCCTGACCGAGCCGGTCGTGTATGACGCCGAAACCGATCGCTACAAGCCAATCAGCTGGGACGATGCCTACGCGCTGATCGGCAAACACCTGCAAGCGCTGTCGAGTCCGGATCAGGCCGAGTTCTACACCTCGGGCCGCGCCAGCAACGAAGCGGCGTACCTGTATCAACTGTTCGTGCGCGCCTTCGGCACCAACAACTTCCCCGACTGCTCGAACATGTGCCACGAGGCCAGCGGTGTTGCGTTGGCGCAAAGTGTCGGTGTCGGCAAAGGCACCGTGACCTTCGACGACTTCGAACACGCCGATGCAATTTTCGTCTGGGGCCAGAACCCCGGCACCAACCACCCGCGCATGCTTGAGCCGCTGCGTGAAGCGGTGAAACGCGGTGCTCAGGTGGTGTGCATCAACCCGCTGAAAGAGCGCGGCCTGGAACGCTTCCAGCACCCGCAGCACCCGATCGAAATGCTCACCAATGGCGACAAACCGACCAACACCGCGTATTTCCGCCCGGCACTGGGCGGCGACATGGCGGTGTTGCGCGGCATGGCCAAATTCCTGCTGCAATGGGAACGCGATGCGCAGAAGGCCGGCGCACCGGCAGTGTTCGATCACGATTTCCTGAATGAACACAGCGTCAACGTGCTGGAATACCTGGGCGTCGTCGATGACACGCCGTGGGAGCAGATCGTCTCGCAGTCCGGCCTGACCTTGGTCGAGATCGAGCAAGCGGCGCGCATGTACGCCAAAGGCAAGAACGTGATCATGTGCTGGGCGATGGGCATCACCCAGCACCGCCATTCAGTGCCGACCATCCAGGAAATCGCCAACCTGATGCTGCTGCGCGGCAACATCGGCAAGCCCGGCGCCGGTCTGTGCCCGGTGCGCGGTCACAGTAACGTGCAGGGCGACCGCACCATGGGCATCAACGAGCGTCCGCCGGTGGCGTTCCTCGACTCCCTGGAGCGTCGCTTCCAGTTCAAGGTGCCACGCCACAACGGGCACAACGTGGTCGAGGCGATTCACGCGATGGCCGAAGGTCGCGCCAAGGTGTTCATCGGCCTGGGCGGCAACTTCGCCCAGGCCACGCCGGACAGCCCGCGCACCTTCCAGGCCCTGAGCAACTGCGACCTGACCGTGCAGATCAGCACCAAGCTCAACCGCAGCCACCTCGCCCACGGCAAGGACGCATTGATCCTGCCGTGCCTGGGCCGTACCGACATCGACATCCAGACCGAGGGCCCGCAAGCCGTCACCGTGGAAGACTCGTTCAGCATGGTGCACGCCTCCAATGGTCAGCTGCAGCCGCTGTCGAACCAGATGCGCTCGGAGCCGTCGATCATCGCCGGCATCGCCGCCGCAACCCTGGGCAGCAAACCGGTGGACTGGAACTGGCTGGTGGCCGACTACCGGCGCATTCGCGAACTGATCGCCGACACCATTCCGGGCTTCAAGGACTTCAACGAGAAGGTGAAGAACCCGGGCGGTTTCTACCTCGGCAACAGCGCCGGCGCGCGCAAGTGGAACACCACATCGGGCCGGGCCAACTTCAAGCCGAACCTGCTGCCCAAGGACCTGATTCACGAACGCACCCGCGCCACCGGCAAACTGCCGGACCTGATCCTGCAATCGATGCGCTCTCACGATCAGTACAACACCACGATTTATGGTCTCGACGACCGTTATCGTGGCGTGAAGGGACAGCGTGACGTGTTGTTTGCCAACGAGGCGGACATCATTCGCCTGGGCTTCAAGCCCGGGCAGAAGGCTGACATCGTGTCGTTGTGGGATGATGGCCGCGAGCGTCGGGTGAAGGGCTTCACGCTGCTGGCGTTCGATATACCGGCGGGGCAAGCGGCGGCTTATTACCCTGAAGTGAACCCGTTGGTGCCGCTGGAAAGCACCGGCGATGGCAGCCATACGCCGACGTCGAAGTTCATCGCAATCAGGTTGGAGGCGGCGAGTGAGACGGGACTGATCATGGCCAAGTCAGCCTGA
- the fdhD gene encoding formate dehydrogenase accessory sulfurtransferase FdhD, translating to MNAKRPACAAPALETPAPAASQTYSYSDLPLAESASTALAEEVALAIAYNGISQAVMLVTPTDLEDFIVGFSLGSGIIEDASDIYDLQLTGAGSAQYAQVTIANRAFWNLKQQRRQLAGTSGCGLCGVEAVEQALPDLKVLPGAPLPPAEWLDGLRQRIGAFQPLGQHCGAVHAAVFMNASGELLLGREDIGRHNALDKLIGGLIRQKISTTGGLAIVTSRCSLELIQKVLRAGIQTLVSLSAPTGLAVQWARRHHLNLIHLPQKNAPRVYSPEMEKHS from the coding sequence ATGAACGCCAAGCGCCCGGCCTGCGCGGCGCCTGCTCTCGAAACGCCCGCGCCCGCCGCCAGTCAGACCTACAGCTACAGCGACCTGCCCCTGGCGGAGTCGGCCAGCACCGCGCTGGCCGAAGAAGTCGCACTGGCGATTGCCTACAACGGCATCAGCCAGGCGGTGATGCTGGTCACCCCGACCGACCTTGAAGACTTCATCGTCGGCTTCAGCCTCGGCAGCGGCATCATCGAAGACGCCTCGGACATCTACGACCTGCAACTGACCGGTGCGGGCTCGGCGCAATACGCGCAAGTGACCATCGCCAACCGCGCCTTCTGGAACCTCAAGCAGCAGCGTCGGCAACTGGCCGGCACCAGCGGTTGCGGGTTGTGCGGCGTCGAAGCAGTGGAGCAGGCGTTGCCTGATCTCAAGGTTTTGCCCGGCGCACCGTTGCCGCCCGCCGAATGGCTCGACGGTCTGCGCCAACGCATCGGCGCCTTCCAGCCATTGGGCCAACATTGCGGCGCGGTGCACGCGGCGGTGTTCATGAATGCCAGCGGCGAATTGCTGCTGGGTCGTGAAGACATCGGCCGGCACAACGCTCTCGACAAACTGATCGGCGGCCTGATCCGACAAAAGATATCCACAACCGGCGGCCTGGCGATCGTCACCAGCCGCTGCAGCCTCGAATTGATCCAGAAAGTCTTGCGTGCCGGCATCCAGACCCTCGTCAGTCTGTCCGCGCCCACCGGCCTCGCCGTGCAATGGGCCCGGCGCCACCACCTCAATCTCATCCACCTGCCGCAGAAGAACGCGCCGCGGGTGTATAGCCCAGAAATGGAGAAACACTCGTGA
- a CDS encoding LysR family transcriptional regulator translates to MDIKQLKFLIALDETRHFGQAAARCHITQPTLSMRLRSLEEELDLPLVNRGQRFEGFTAPGERVLAWARTVLAAYDGLQAEAAACRGNLIGTLRLGVVPLSSFDPLPLMQRLHAAHPDLRFELSALSSEQILEQLADNRIDIGVSYLDRLDNERFESLAFDETRMGLLYDQRSFSFGEAPLSWQALIELPLGMLTSGMHFRQSIDHNFHSRGLTPQPLLQTDAVHQLLQAVHGGFCCAIMPLDGGLESLTDHLRLQPIENAQTLARLGLIMRRGAPRSALAEACFALYQKSPAAA, encoded by the coding sequence ATGGACATCAAGCAGCTGAAATTCCTCATCGCCCTCGACGAAACCCGCCACTTCGGCCAGGCCGCCGCCCGCTGCCACATTACCCAGCCGACCTTGTCGATGCGCCTGCGCAGCCTCGAAGAAGAACTCGATCTGCCGCTGGTCAATCGCGGCCAGCGCTTCGAAGGTTTCACCGCACCTGGTGAACGCGTGCTGGCCTGGGCGCGCACGGTGCTGGCGGCTTATGACGGCCTGCAGGCGGAAGCGGCAGCCTGTCGCGGCAACCTGATTGGCACCTTGCGTCTGGGGGTCGTGCCACTGTCGAGTTTCGACCCGCTGCCGCTGATGCAACGCCTGCACGCCGCACACCCGGACCTGCGTTTCGAGCTGTCGGCGCTGAGTTCGGAGCAGATCCTCGAACAACTGGCGGACAACCGGATCGACATCGGCGTGTCCTATCTGGATCGTCTCGACAATGAGCGTTTCGAATCCCTGGCGTTCGACGAAACCCGCATGGGCCTGCTCTACGATCAGCGTTCCTTCAGTTTCGGCGAAGCACCGCTGAGCTGGCAGGCGCTGATCGAACTGCCGCTGGGCATGCTCACCAGCGGCATGCACTTTCGCCAGTCCATCGACCACAATTTCCACAGCCGCGGCCTGACACCACAGCCGTTGTTGCAGACCGACGCAGTGCATCAATTGTTACAAGCTGTGCACGGCGGATTCTGCTGCGCGATCATGCCGCTGGACGGCGGCCTCGAAAGCCTCACCGATCACCTGCGCCTGCAACCGATCGAAAACGCCCAGACCCTCGCCCGCCTGGGCTTGATCATGCGCCGCGGCGCCCCGCGTTCGGCACTGGCCGAGGCCTGTTTCGCGCTTTATCAGAAATCGCCAGCGGCCGCTTGA
- the lysM gene encoding peptidoglycan-binding protein LysM gives MSLLDFVKEAGEKLIDLLTPGNANASEQLKEHISKVGLGNPNVHATVDGDKVTVTGEVASQEEKEKILLAVGNIQGVGSVDDQITVTGPVVAAARFVVVKKGDTLSAISLAVYGNANQYNKIFEANKPMLSHPDKIYPGQTLRIPE, from the coding sequence ATGAGTCTTTTGGACTTTGTAAAAGAAGCAGGTGAGAAACTGATCGACCTGCTGACCCCCGGCAACGCCAATGCCAGCGAGCAATTGAAGGAACATATCAGCAAGGTCGGGTTGGGTAACCCGAATGTCCACGCCACCGTGGACGGTGACAAGGTGACGGTCACCGGCGAAGTGGCAAGCCAGGAAGAGAAAGAGAAGATTCTGCTGGCCGTCGGCAATATCCAAGGCGTGGGCAGTGTCGATGACCAGATCACGGTCACCGGGCCGGTGGTGGCTGCCGCACGTTTCGTGGTGGTGAAAAAGGGCGACACCCTCAGCGCGATTTCCCTGGCGGTGTATGGCAATGCCAACCAGTACAACAAGATTTTCGAGGCCAACAAGCCAATGCTGTCACACCCGGACAAGATTTATCCGGGGCAGACACTGCGTATTCCTGAGTAA
- the yrfG gene encoding GMP/IMP nucleotidase, with the protein MPSLPWSDIDTVLLDMDGTLLDLHFDNHFWLEHLPQRYAELHGVSRAMAEMELQPLFERHAGQLQWYCLDFWSAELKLSVRELKLETAHLIALRPDADTFLAALRRAGKRVVMITNAHRDSLSLKLERIELAPYFERLISSHDYGFPKENPQFWDALQADIDFDPARSLFIDDTLPILRSARNFGVAHLLAVREPDSRKGPKDTGEFAAVEDYRDLIAGL; encoded by the coding sequence ATGCCTTCATTACCGTGGTCCGACATCGATACCGTTCTGCTGGACATGGACGGCACGTTGCTGGATCTGCACTTCGACAACCATTTCTGGCTGGAACACTTGCCACAACGCTACGCCGAACTGCACGGCGTGAGCCGGGCCATGGCGGAGATGGAGTTGCAGCCGTTGTTCGAACGCCATGCCGGTCAATTGCAGTGGTATTGCCTGGATTTCTGGAGCGCGGAGCTGAAGCTGTCGGTGCGCGAACTGAAGCTGGAAACCGCCCACTTGATCGCCCTGCGTCCCGACGCCGACACGTTTCTGGCTGCCCTCAGACGCGCCGGCAAACGCGTGGTGATGATCACCAATGCGCACCGTGATTCGCTGTCGCTGAAACTGGAACGAATTGAACTGGCACCGTACTTCGAGCGGCTGATCAGTTCCCACGATTACGGTTTTCCCAAGGAGAACCCGCAATTCTGGGACGCCTTGCAGGCCGACATCGACTTCGACCCGGCGCGCAGCCTGTTCATCGACGACACCTTGCCGATCCTGCGCAGTGCGCGGAATTTCGGCGTGGCGCATCTGTTGGCCGTCAGGGAACCGGACAGCCGCAAAGGGCCGAAAGACACCGGGGAGTTTGCGGCGGTCGAGGATTACCGGGATTTGATTGCCGGGCTCTGA
- the nudE gene encoding ADP compounds hydrolase NudE yields the protein MRQKPTVLAREIVATSRLFCVEELKLRFSNGVERTYERLVGKGAGYGAVMIVAMLDAEHAVLVEEYCGGTDEYELSLPKGLIEPGEDVLAAAERELKEEAGYGARQLEHLTELSLSPGYMSQKIQVVLASNLYEERLEGDEPEPMRVDKINLRDLSSLAQNPQFSEGRALAALYLARDLLTQRGFFQS from the coding sequence ATGCGCCAGAAACCAACCGTACTCGCCCGGGAAATCGTCGCCACCAGCCGTCTGTTCTGCGTCGAAGAGCTGAAGCTGCGCTTTTCCAATGGCGTGGAGCGCACCTACGAGCGGCTGGTGGGCAAGGGCGCCGGTTACGGCGCGGTGATGATTGTGGCGATGCTCGATGCGGAGCACGCGGTGCTGGTCGAGGAATACTGCGGCGGCACCGACGAGTACGAACTGTCACTGCCCAAAGGGTTGATCGAACCGGGCGAGGACGTGCTGGCGGCGGCCGAGCGCGAGCTCAAGGAAGAGGCGGGCTACGGTGCCCGGCAACTGGAACACCTGACCGAGCTGTCGTTGTCCCCCGGTTACATGAGCCAGAAAATCCAGGTGGTGCTTGCCAGCAATCTGTATGAAGAGCGCCTGGAAGGCGACGAGCCGGAGCCGATGCGGGTGGACAAGATCAACCTGCGGGACCTTTCTTCATTGGCGCAAAATCCGCAATTTTCCGAAGGTCGGGCCTTGGCGGCGTTGTACCTGGCCCGCGATCTGCTGACCCAGCGCGGCTTTTTTCAGTCATGA
- the cysQ gene encoding 3'(2'),5'-bisphosphate nucleotidase CysQ, translating into MSMSFPHPLMAPVVELALRAGEAILPFWRADVAVTAKSDDSPVTAADIAAHEVIVAGLTALDPSIPVLSEEDASIPQSVRAGWQRWWLVDPLDGTKEFISGSEEFTVNIALIENGRVVFGVVSMPTNGRFYVGGAGLGAWRGDKGGTPVAIQVRDVPGPGEAFTVVASRRHSSPEQERLLSGLSASLGELQLANIGSSLKFCLLAEGAADCYPRLAPTSQWDTAAAQGVLEGAGGEVLSLNGEAFCYPARETLLNEFFLALPAKAAWRTKLLELARS; encoded by the coding sequence ATGTCTATGAGTTTTCCCCATCCGTTGATGGCGCCGGTGGTTGAACTGGCGTTGCGGGCCGGCGAGGCGATTCTGCCGTTCTGGCGTGCCGATGTGGCGGTGACCGCCAAGTCTGATGATTCGCCGGTGACTGCTGCGGATATCGCCGCGCACGAGGTGATCGTGGCTGGCCTGACCGCCCTGGATCCGAGCATCCCGGTGTTGTCCGAAGAAGACGCCAGCATCCCGCAGAGCGTGCGCGCCGGCTGGCAGCGCTGGTGGCTGGTGGATCCGCTGGATGGCACCAAGGAATTCATCAGCGGCAGCGAAGAATTCACCGTCAACATTGCCTTGATCGAAAATGGCCGGGTAGTTTTTGGCGTGGTGTCGATGCCGACCAATGGGCGTTTCTACGTCGGTGGTGCGGGGCTGGGTGCCTGGCGTGGCGATAAGGGCGGTACGCCAGTGGCGATTCAGGTGCGTGACGTGCCGGGGCCTGGCGAAGCCTTCACCGTGGTCGCCAGCCGTCGCCATTCGAGTCCGGAGCAGGAGCGGCTGCTGTCTGGTTTGAGTGCAAGCCTGGGCGAATTGCAACTGGCCAATATCGGCAGTTCGCTGAAATTCTGTCTGCTGGCCGAAGGCGCAGCGGATTGCTATCCGCGGCTTGCGCCGACATCCCAGTGGGACACGGCGGCGGCGCAAGGCGTGCTGGAAGGCGCAGGTGGCGAGGTGCTGAGTTTGAACGGAGAAGCGTTCTGCTACCCGGCGCGGGAAACACTGCTGAACGAGTTCTTCCTGGCGCTGCCGGCAAAAGCCGCGTGGCGCACGAAGCTGCTGGAACTGGCCCGTTCGTAA
- a CDS encoding YiiD C-terminal domain-containing protein yields MNRDSRYLESVLHHDIPLTRDMGLKVLDWHEGELRLHLPLEANVNHKSTMFGGSLYCGAVLAGWGWLHLRLKEEGITDGHIVIQEGQISYPLPVTGDANAICAAPNAAVWKKFLTMYQRYGRARLTLQTRVVNAGSDEDAVTFSGQYVLHR; encoded by the coding sequence ATGAATCGTGACAGTCGCTATCTGGAATCCGTCCTCCATCACGACATTCCGCTGACCCGGGACATGGGCCTCAAAGTGCTTGACTGGCACGAGGGTGAGTTGCGTCTGCACCTGCCACTGGAAGCCAACGTCAATCACAAGAGCACCATGTTCGGCGGCAGTCTGTATTGCGGCGCAGTGCTGGCCGGCTGGGGCTGGCTGCATCTGCGCTTGAAGGAAGAAGGCATCACCGACGGACACATCGTGATCCAGGAAGGACAGATCAGTTATCCGCTGCCGGTTACCGGCGATGCCAACGCCATCTGCGCAGCGCCGAATGCGGCCGTGTGGAAGAAGTTTCTGACGATGTATCAGCGCTACGGGCGGGCGCGATTGACACTGCAAACGCGAGTCGTCAATGCGGGTAGCGATGAGGATGCGGTGACCTTCAGCGGGCAGTACGTCCTGCACCGCTGA